The Cryptococcus gattii WM276 chromosome B, complete sequence genome has a segment encoding these proteins:
- a CDS encoding Glutamine-tRNA ligase, putative (Similar to TIGR gene model, INSD accession AAW40674.1), whose protein sequence is MPPKFDPNSPENAPLIQLFQSLGLASNSATELVRQPKSGKAFKSLIDEYSLADNKYDEKQAGALVKLSSVSGKLGKEQKDFLVGKIVKGDVKTADQITAAVKFAEKSPDLKANEVAFDKECGVGVNITLADLPELLKSYLTSLPSPPEGWNSLGPILGGIKAGASDLRWANAAEVKSSLESIFVSLFGTKEAAAAAAAAKPKTKAPKAAEKPNPVSTTAAVATQSSSATPAIPTNIFEEGLLSEFHKVGENPQSDPKLKEEHLAWTKGQVYTRFPPEPNGYLHIGHVKAIMVDFGYAKYHGGRTYLRYDDTNPEAEEGRYFQSILETVRWLGFEPWKITYSSDNFDRLYELAVELIRRGKGYVCTCDAEKIKEDRGMGKGDPIPCVHRDRPVEESLREFERMKNGEYKEKEACLRMKMDLNSGNPYMWDTVAYRVKNAPHHRTGDKWKIYPTYDFTHCLCDSIENITHSLCTVEFIPARESYEWLCDALGVYKARQYEFARLNLQGTFLSKRKIAKLVQDGHVKDWDDPRLYTIIALRRRGIPPGALLSFVSELGVTNIPSTTEIQKFESCIRGYLESSAPRLMMVLNPIKIIIDNVPDDYRVQVEVPLHPKIPAMGTVQTIFTKEVYIDADDFREVDSPDYFRLAPGKSVGLFKAPYPVTCTSFTKDPVTGRVTEVHCTLAGEGFKKPKAYIQWVNAPEAVKIDEVRYFRKLFKSEPPPADYEADVDPDSLEVYTNAVIEPAFYELAKKQMSDARKDSEERTKKAVEQAAKPDTSSAPVEGSAAAQHKEEEPVATAEQLVGNENIRFQGMRLAYFTLDRESKLGCLENDGVKGKSEGDKIILNRIVSLKEDAGKSA, encoded by the exons ATGCCTCCTAAATTTGACCCAAACTCCCCAGAAAATGCTCCTCTCATTCAGCTTTTCCAAAGCCTCGGTCTCGCCAGCAACTCTGCCACAGAGCTCGTTCGTCAGCCAAAGTCTGGAAAGGCTTTCAAGTCTTTGATCGATGAGTACAGTCTTGCAGACAACAAGTACGATGAGAAGCAGGCCGGAGCTCTTGTAAAGCTCAGCTCGGTGAGTGGCAAGCTGGGCAAGGAGCAGAAGGATTTTCTCGTGGGGAAGATTGTGAAGGGAGATGTAAAGACTGCAGACCAGATTACAG CGGCGGTCAAGTTTGCAGAgaaaagccccgacttAAAGGCGAACGAGGTGGCTTTTGACAAGGAATGTGGTGTTG GTGTCAACATCACTCTTGCCGACCTTCCTGAACTCCTCAAATCATATCTCACATCCCTTCCTTCACCTCCTGAGGGCTGGAACAGTCTTGGTCCTATTCTTGGTGGCATTAAGGCTGGTGCTTCTGACCTTCG ATGGGCCAACGCCGCGGAAGTTAAATCTTCCCTCGAATCCATCTTCGTCTCTCTTTTTGGTACCAAGGAAGCCGCCGCTGCCGCTGCCGCTGCTAAGCCCAAAACAAAGGCTCCCAAGGCCGCTGAAAAACCTAATCCTGTCTCCACTACCGCCGCTGTTGCTACCCAGTCTTCCTCTGCTACTCCTGCTATTCCCACAAACATTTTTGAGGAGGGCCTCCTTTCAGAGTTCCATAAGGTCGGCGAAAACCCCCAGAGTGATCCCAAGTTGAAGGAGGAACATTTGGCGTGGACTAAGGGCCAGGTGTACACTCGATTCCCGCCAGAGCCTAATGGATACCTCCATATTGGGCACGTCAAAGCTATTATGGTCGATTTTGGTTATGCCAAGTACCACGGTGGCCGAACATACCTTAG ATACGACGATACCAATCCCGAAGCTGAAGAAGGCCGATACTTCCAGTCTATCCTCGAAACTGTGCGATGGCTTGGTTTCGAGCCTTGGAAGATCACGTACTCTAGTGACAACTTTGACAGGTTGTACGAGCTTGCGGTTGAATTGATTCGACGGGGAAAGGGATACGTCTGTACTTGTGACG CTGAGAAGATTAAGGAAGACCGAGGTATGGGCAAGGGTGACCCCATCCCTTGCGTGCACCGAGACCGGCCCGTCGAGGAGTCTCTCCGTGAGTTTGAACGAATGAAGAATGGCGAAtacaaggagaaggaagcgtgcttgaggatgaagatggacTTGAACAGTGGCAATCCTTATATGTGGGATACTGTTGCTTACCGAGTCAAAAACGCCCCTCATCACAGAACTGGTGACAAGTGGA AAATCTACCCTACTTACGACTTTACCCACTGTCTCTGTGATAGTATTGAGAACATCAC TCACTCTCTCTGTACCGTCGAATTCATTCCCGCTCGTGAATCCTACGAATGGCTCTGTGATGCCCTCGGCGTCTACAAGGCTCGTCAGTACGAATTTGCCCGTCTCAACCTCCAGGGCACTTTCCTCTCCAAACGGAAAATTGCAAAGCTTGTCCAGGACGGCCACGTCAAGGACTGGGATGACCCCCGTCTTTACACTATCATCGCCCTTCGTCGACGCGGTATTCCTCCGGGCGCCTTGTTATCCTTTGTTTCCGAGCTTGGTGTGACCAACATCCCTTCCACCACTGAAATTCAAAAGTTCGAGTCTTGCATCCGAGGTTACCTTGAGAGCTCCGCACCTAGGTTGATGATGGTCCTCAACCCTATCAAGATCATCATCGACAATGTCCCCGACGATTATCGTGTTCAGGTCGAAGTGCCTCTCCATCCTAAGATCCCTGCTATGGGCACTGTCCAAACCATCTTCACCAAGGAAGTCTACATCGACGCCGACGACTTCAGAGAGGTCGATTCTCCGGACTACTTCCGTTTGGCTCCCGGCAAGTCAGTCGGTTTGTTCAAGGCTCCTTACCCTGTTACTTGTACATCCTTCACCAAGGACCCCGTTACCGGTCGTGTTACCGAGGTACACTGTACACTCGCCGGCGAAGGGTTCAAGAAGCCCAAAGCGTACATCCAATGGGTCAACGCACCCGAGGCGGTCAAGATCGACGAAGTGCGATACTTTAGGAAGCTTTTCAAGTCTGAACCTCCTCCTGCTGACTATGAGGCGGATGTCGACCCCGACTCTCTTGAAGTTTATACCAACGCTGTGATCGAGCCTGCTTTCTATGAGCTTGCCAAGAAGCAGATGTCTGATGCGAGGAAGGACAGTGAAGAACGTACGAAGAAGGCTGTCGAGCAGGCTGCTAAGCCTGATACATCCTCTGCTCCTGTGGAAGGCAGTGCAGCGGCTCAGCacaaggaggaagagccCGTTGCCACAGCTGAGCAGCTGGTCGGTAACGAGAATATCAGATTCCAGGGTATGAGGCTGGCGTACTTCACTCTGGATAGGGAAAGCAAATTGGGCTGCTTGGAGAATGACGGAGTCAAGGGTAAGAGCGAGGGTGACAAAATTATACTTAACAGGATTGTCTCGCTTAAGGAGGATGCGGGCAAAAGCGCATAG